DNA from Mycobacterium sp. SMC-8:
GTACCCCTCGGGCGGACCCGCATGTCGGAGTTCGGATTCAGTGCCGCCGCCGAGCACCCCCGACTGGGGGCGGTGCGCAACCCGTGGCACACCGACCACACCGCCGGCGCCTCGTCCTCCGGATCCGCGGCGTTCGTCGCCGCCGGTGTGGTGCCGATCGCGCACGCCAACGACGGCGGCGGCTCCATCCGTATCCCGGCCTCGTGCAACGGGCTGGTAGGGCTCAAGCCGTCCCGCGGCCGGCTGCCGTTGGACAAGGAAATGCGTCAGATGCCGTTGCGCATCGTGGCCAACGGCGTGGTGACGCGGTCGGTGCGCGACACCGCGGCCTTCTACCGCGAGATGGAGAAGGTCGTGATGAACCCGAAGCTGCCGAGGATCGGCGACGTCGCCGGACCCGACCCGCGGCGCCTGAGCATCGCGGTGTGCACGCAGTCCATCGCACGTGAAGCCGGGCCCGAGGTCAGCGAACTCACCCTCAAGACGGCGGCCCTTCTGGAGTCCCTCGGCCACCGCATCACCGTCATCGACAACCCGGTGCCGCAGCGGTTCATGGACGACTTCCTGCTCTACTGGTCGTTCCTGGCGTTCGCCCTCGTGCGTGGCGGCCGGCGCAGCTTCGGTCCGACCTTCGACCGCAGTCGCCTCGACAACCTGTCGCTGGGCCTCGAGCAGCACGCCGCCCGCAATCTGCACCGGTTGCCGACCGCGATCGCGCGGCTGGCCCGGGTCCGCCGCGTCACGTCGCGACTGCACGCGAGCTACGACGTGGTGCTGATGCCGACCCTGGCCGACGTGCCGCCGCGCGTCGGGCATCTCGACCCGACCGCGCCGTACCGGCAGATCATCGACCGGCTCGTCGACTGGGTGGCGTTCACCCCGCTGCAGAACGCCACCGGCGAGCCGGCAATCTCGTTGCCGCTGGCGCAGTCCGAGGACGGGCTCCCCGTCGGCATGATGTTCTCCGCCGGTGTGGGAGAGGAGGCCCGCCTGCTGCGGCTGGCGTTCGAGCTCGAAGAGGCGCAACCCTGGCGTCGGATCCAGGATTGACCGGCCCCACCGGCGAAATCCGTTGCGGCGACGACACGACGCCGTAACGGCACCGGGGTGCTGTTAACAACCCCGACACTGCGCAGCGCGGTGCGCGAAACGTTCGGCCCGCACCATCGCTTCTCGTGGAGACCAGTCAGGCCGGTGCAGCGCCGACCGCAGTGCGATCGCCGCAGCTCCCCACCGGGTCAGCAAGCACCTTCACGTGCCTGGTCCGGTTCGCGCTGGCCAATGTCGCACGCCGCCCGGAGCGCTTCGTGCTCTCGGTGCTCGGCATCGCGCTGGCCATCGCATGCGTGACGGTGGTGCGCACCGTCTCCGCCGGATTCGCCACCACCGGTGAAGCTTCGGTCGCCGAAGTGCTTGGCGGAGCACAACTCTGGGTGGTGCCCGCCGCGGGCGTGCACTTCGACCCCGCCGCGGAGGCGCTGGTCGCCGACGGACCGCCCCCGGCCATCGCCTACCCGACGGCTGGATTGCGACGCGCACGGTGTCCGGCGTCATCCAACTCGGCGGTCACACCGTAGCGCTGCGCGGCGCAGACGATGTCCCCGCCGGTGAGGCCGTGCTGGGAGACGCTGCAGCCGAACGTCTTTCGCTCTCCGACGGCGACCGTATCACCGTCGGCACCCGACAACTGACAGTTTCGATCGACGGCGCCGGACAGTCGCTGACGGTCCCGACCCCGGTGGCCCGGTCCGTGATCGGTGACCACGGCTGGTGGACGGTGTGGGCGCCCGAGGGCCAGCAGCAACGCCGTGATCTCGCCCAGATCTTCGGCGCGGCGGTGGGTCTTCCGGCGACGCCGGATCCAGCGGTGGCACCGGATCCCGCCGGAGCGGGGCTGATCTACGACACCGTCGGCGGCTCCGGACCCCTGACGTTCGAACAGAAGTACTCCGCGCTGTTCTCGGGCAAGGTTACCGGATCGACGCTCGGACTGATCTCGACCGTCGGGCTGGGGCTGGGTTTCGTGATCGCGGTGTCGTCGTTCCTGGCCGCGGTGACCGAACGGCGACGCGAGTTCGGGATCATGTCGAGCATCGGCCTCGCCGACGAGGTGCTGTACTTCTTTCTGGTCGAGTCGGCACTCATCTTCCTCACCGCGTACGTCGTCGGCGTCGTGACCGCCGGTGCTGTTGTCGCGGTGGTGATTCCGGAGATCTCGTCGTTGGGGTCCTGGCTGCAGGGCGCGGCGTTGACCGCGATGTTCCTACCGGCCATGGCGATCGTCGGCGCGCTGGTCCCGGTTCACCGCCTGTTGCAACAACGGCCGGTCGCGCTGCTGGGGGACCGATGAGCACCCGCAGAGGTCTGGCATACGGCTGGCTGGCGACCCGCCGGCGGGCGCAGGAACTGGTGCTGCCCGCCGTCACGACGGCCACCGGCGCGTTCTTGGTCGTGCTGGTCTTCGCGATGTCCGACGGCATCCGCGCCCAGTCGGCCTCGCTCGGACATGCCGACGAAATCGCCCGTGCCGTGGTGCTGATCGCCATCGCCGTCCTTCTCGTCGGTATCGCCGAGGTCGCCGTGGCGACCACCAGGACCGTTGCCCACCGCACCCGCGAACTCGGTGTGCTGGCCGCCAACGGTGTCCGGCGCGGGCCGGTGGTGGCCGCGCTGCTCGTCGAGCCGGTGACCGCCGCCGTACTCGGCGCGCTGGCCGGTGCCGCCCTGGCGGTCGCGGCCGGGATCGTGCTGGCGCTGCTGGGCGTCGTCGCGACCGGGGTCTCCTACCCGGGTCTGGCCGTCGGGGCCGCGGTCGCGGTCCTGGTCAGCGTCGTGGCCGCGCTGGCCACCAGCATCGTGCCCACCTGGAAGGCGGCGTCGCGGCCGCCGATCCGCTCCCTGGCCTCAGGAGGCTGACCGTGACCGCTCTCGAGGAGACCACCGGCGCCGCACCGGTGATCGAGATCGCCGACGTGTGGAAGCTGCACAAACTCGGCGACGAGGTCGTCAAGGCGCTCAAGGCCGCCGACCTGACGGTGACACCCGGTGAGTTCGTGTGCCTGATGGGACCCAGCGGCAGCGGAAAGTCCACGCTGCTCAACATCATCGGCGGTCTGGACCGGCCCACCAAGGGCACCGTGCGCATCGCCGGTCAAGACACCGCGACGCTGACCGAGAGCCAGTACGCGGCCCTGCGCCACGACACGATCGGGTTCATCTTCCAGAGCTACAACCTGATCCCGTTCCTGTCGGCCGTCGAGAACGTCGAGCTGCCACTGATGTTCGAGCCCTATGACCGCAAAGCGCTGCGTACCCGCGCCATCGAGCTTCTGGAGCTGGTCGGGCTCGGACATCGCATCAACCATCAGCCCACCAAGATGTCGGGCGGGGAACAGCAGCGCACCGCGATCGCCCGCTCGCTGATCAGCAACCCCAAGCTGGTGCTGGCCGACGAACCCACCGCCAATCTCGATCACCGCACCGGCGAGACGGTGGTGCGGATGCTGCGCGACCTGTGCTCGACCCTCGGCGTGACCGTGGTCGCGAGTACCCACGACCCCACGGTGGCCGACGAAGCGAGCCGTGTCGTCCGGATGAAAGACGGACAGATCGTCAACTGAACGAGAATCCCAGTGGGAGAGCACAATGACCCAAACCGAGCCCGCGGCGTCGGCTCAGCGCGACAAACTCATGACCACCGAATTGGTCCCCGAACAGATCCTGCCCAAGGTGATGACCACCTTCGGCCTCACGGCCGCCTACGTCTTCATCATCTGCTGGATCACCGGCTCCTCGGTGATGGCAGCCGGAGGGTGGACGGCGATTCCGATGTGGGTGCTGGGAATTCTGACCTTCCTGGTCCCCGCGGGGATGGCGGTCGTCGAACTCGGCAACCTGTGGCCGGGCCAGGGCGGGGTCTACATCTGGGCCACCCGGACCATGGGGGAGACGTGGGGATTCATCGGCGGTTATCTGTCCTGGGTGCCGGTGATCCTCAACGCCGCGTCCTCGCCGGCGGTGGTGCTGCAGTTCCTGCTGCTGGCCTTCCACGCCGAACTCGGCCTCACCACCAGCATCATCTGTCAGCTGGTCATCCTGTGGACGGTGATCGGTCTGGCGTTGGCGAAGCTGGCCGCCAACCAGAAGATCATGAATGTCGTCTTCGTGGTCTACGGGGTGCTGGCACTGACCATCTTCCTCAGTGGTCTGCTGTTTGCCGTCGACAACGGGTCGGCGACTCCGTTCAGTTGGGCCGAAGCCACCATCCCGAACTTCGCGGTCGCCGGATTCCTGTACGGAACGGTGCTGCTGTACCTGCTCGGCGTCGAGACGCCCTACAACATGGGCGCGGAGTTCCTGTCGGTGCGCAAGAGCGGTCCGAAGATGATCCTCTGGGGATCAACGGCTCTGGTCGCCATCTACCTGATGACCACGCTCGGGACCATGATGGCGCTGCCCGGCGACGAAATCGATCCCGTGACCGGCGTCATCGGCATGCTCGACGTCGCCGGCTTCCCCGGTCTGATGGAGGTCTGCGCGGCCGTGCTGGCGTTCATCATCATCGTGGCCCTGATGACCTACCAGGTCGCCTACTCGAGACTGATCTTCGTGTCCGGTCTGGAGCGCCACCTGCCCCGGCTCTTCACCCATCTGAACCCGCGCACGCGTAACCCGGTGACCGCCATCCTGATCCAGGGCGTGATTTCCTCGGTGATCCTGGTCGGTCTGTACTCGCAGAGCAGCATGGCCAACGTCACCATCTACCTGCAGGGCGGCCTGTCGACGGTGTGGCTGCTGTCGGGATTCTTCTTCCTAATCCCGGTGGTGGTGGCGCGCAAGAAGTACGCGGATCGGTATGCCAGCGAACAGTTCTGGCGGATTCCCGGTGGTATGGCCGGGGTGTGGACTGCGGTCGTCGTCGGGTCTGTCGGCACCGTCGGCGGCATCTACTACTCGTTCGTCACGCCGTGGATCGACGTGCCCGGCGCCACCTGGATGACCTGGGTCGGCGGCATCAGCCTGGGCATGTTCGTCCTCGGCCTGACGGTGTACATCTTCGGCCGGCTTCGGCGCACAAGGTCAGTCAGGAGGACGCGCTGGCACACCTTGCGGTCTTTGATCTCACCACCACAGAAGAAACCACAGGGAACAAGGAAACCGCGAAATGACGATGGAGGACACCCGCACTCGCGGCGAGCACGATGCGGCGCTCGGGGCCTACCCGCTCGATCCGTTGACCGGAGCCGAGATCGAGGCCGCCGCGGCGGTGGTGACGGCCTCCGAATATGCAACGACCACGCTGAAATTCGTGATGATCCAGCTTGCCGAGCCGGACAAGAACCCGGCGCTGACCTTCGAGGGGCAGGCCGTCGCCCGGCGGGCGTTCCTGACCATGTACGACGCCGCGGCGAAGCTGATCTACGAGGCCGTCGTCGACCTCACCGCGCGCGTGATCGACTCCTGGACCCCCATCCCGGGACGATTTCCGTCGTATCTCGTCGGGCACATGACGGGGGTGGAGGAGAAGGTCCGGGAGGACCCCCGCTGGCAGGACGCGATGCGAAAGCGCGGGGTCACCGATTTCAGCCTGGCGATGATCGACCCGTGGCCGGCGGGCTACTACGGTGCGCAGGACCACTACGAGCGCTCCGCGCTGATCTGCCGGCCGCTGACCTTCGTGCGTGCCGCCCCCTCCGAACACGGGTATGCCCGTCCGGTCGAGGGGTTGATCGTCACGTTCGACCTCGACGCCATGACCGTCCTCGACGTCGAAGACCACGGCGTGGTGCCGCTGCCCCCGACCGCGGGCAACTACACCGAGCAGTTCATGTTCGACCCGAACAACCGGCCGGCGTTCACCCAGTTCCGCGACGACGTGAACGCCATCGAGATCACCCAGCCTGACGGCCCCAGCTTCACCGTCGACGGCTGGAAAGTGCAGTGGCAGAAGTGGTCTCTGCGGATCGGGTTCAACCCTCGCGAGGGCATCACACTGCACGAGGTCACCTACACCGACCGCGGCGAGACCCGCCCGATCATGTACCGGGCATCGTTGTCGGAGATGGTGGTGCCCTACGGCGACAGCGCGCCCACCCACTGGAACAAGAACGTCTTCGACATGGGCGAGGTCGGGATGGGGTTCTCGGCGAACCCACTGACGCTCGGCTGCGACTGCCTCGGCGAGATCCACTATTTCGACGGCACGGTCAACGATTCCAACGGCAACGCCGTCACCATCCCCAACGCGATCTGCATGCACGAAGAGGACTTCGGAATCTCCTGGAAGCACACCGACTTCCGCACCGGCGAGGTGGAGGTCCGGCGCTCCCGCCGGTTGGTGATCTCGATGATCTGCACCGTGGGCAACTACGAGTACGGGTTCTTCTGGTACTTCTACAACGACGCGTCAATCGAGGTCGAGGTCAAGCTCTCCGGTGTGCTGACCACCGGGGCGGTCGAGGTCGGTCCGGGGGAGCAGCCGCGCTGGGGCAAGATGGTCGCGCCCGGAATCTACGGCCCGAATCACCAGCACTTCTTCAACTTCCGCCTCGACATGTGCATCGACGGTCCGGGAAACAGTGTCTACGAAGTCGATTCGGTGCCGGAACCGGATCCGGCGCTCAACCCGCACCGCAACGCGTGGATCACCAAGGACACCGTGGTGGCCTCCGAGGCCTGCGGCGCGCGTGACTGGAACTGGTCCACCGGCCGGTACTGGAAGATCACCAACCCGTCGAAAACCAACGAACTCGGCATCCCGCTGGCCTACAAGCTGGTGCCCAAGGACATCGTGCCGGTGATGGTGCAGGAGGGGTCCTACATCTACGACCGCGCCCGGTTCCTGCAACACAATCTCTGGGTGACCAAGTACGACCCGGCCGAGCGGTTCGCGGCGGGCGACTACATGTACCAGTCGGCGGACGTCCAGGGTCTGCCTGAGTTCATCGCCGACGACGCGCCGCTGGAGAACACCGACGTCGTGCTCTGGTACACCCTCGGCGCCCACCACGTCGTGCGGCCCGAGGACTGGCCGGTGATGCCGTGCGCGTACACCGGGTTCCATCTGAAGCCGATCGGCTTCTTCGACGGGAACCCGGCGCTGGATCTGCCGCCGTCACCACCCAAGGCCTGCCACAGCGGTCACGCCGCCCTGCCCGTGGCGGACCGGGCCCTGGAGTCCTGAGCCGAACGCACTCACCTACCTCCCGACCACCGCCGGCGCGGCGTCGGCGGCCGGGGTCAGCGCCGGGAAAAGCCGTGGCGTCACCCCCTCTACCTGGGCTGGCGAGACCGCGGCGACACGTGTGGCGGCGGCGAGCGTGCGCCGAGTCGGAGGATTTCTCGGCGTGGCGGCCGCAGACTCGCACGGTCGCGGGAAAAAGTGGCGCGCGAGTTTGGCAGGATTGGGGCAATCGTGTCGCGTTCGCAGTCCGGAAGGAGCCCGATGGCAGACCCAACGGCCAAGCCGATCGCCGACCCGTCCTCCCCGATCAGACCCGCGTACGGCAGGGTCCTGCTGAAACTCGGCGGCGAGATGTTCGGCGGCGGGCAGGTCGGGCTCGATCCCGACGTGGTCGCACTGGTGGCCCGCCAGATCGCCGAAGTCGTCCGCAGCGGGGCGCAGGTCGCGGTCGTCATCGGCGGCGGCAACTTCTTCCGCGGTGCCCAACTGCAGCAGCGGGGCATGGAGCGCACCCGCTCGGACTACATGGGCATGCTCGGCACCGTGATGAACAGCCTTGCGCTGCAGGATTTCCTGCAGAAGGAGGGCATCGACACCCGCGTGCAGACGGCCATCACCATGGGACAGGTAGCCGAGCCCTACATTCCGCTGCGCGCGGTACGGCACCTGGAGAAGGGCCGCGTCGTGATCTTCGGCGCCGGCATGGGGCTGCCGTACTTCTCCACCGACACCACCGCCGCCCAGCGTGCGCTGGAGATCGGGGCCGACGTGGTGCTGATGGCCAAGGCGGTCGACGGGGTGTTCACCGCCGACCCGCGCGTGGACCAGAACGCAGAACTGCTCCCCGCGATCAGTCACCGCGAGGTCATCGACCGCGGGCTCAAAGTCGCCGACGCGACGGCGTTCAGTTTGTGCATGGACAACGGTATGCCGATCCTGGTGTTCAATCTGCTCGTCGACGGCAATATCGCGCGCGCCGTCGCGGGTGAGAAGATCGGGACACTGGTCACCACCTAGCCGTGGGCACCGGGGCAGCGACAGCGACGGGAGACAAGCAGTGATCGACGAAACCCTCTTCGATGCCGAGGAGAAGATGGAGAAGGCCGTCTCGGTGGCACGCGACGACCTCGCGTCGATTCGCACCGGCCGCGCCAACCCGGGGATGTTCAACCGCATCCACGTCGACTACTACGGCGCCGCCACCCCGATCACCCAGCTGTCCAGCATCAACGTGCCCGAGGCCCGGCTCGTCGTCATCAAGCCCTACGAGTCCAACCAGCTGCGCAACATCGAGGACGCGATCCGCCACTCCGACCTGGGGGTGAACCCCACCAACGACGGCAACGTCATCCGGGTGTCGATCCCGCAGCTCACCGAGGAACGGCGCCGCGACCTGGTCAAGCAGGCCAAGGCCAAAGGCGAGGACGCCAAGGTGTCGGTGCGCAACATCCGCCGCAAGGCGATGGAGGAGCTGTCGCGCATCAAGAAGGACGGCGACGCGGGTGAGGACGAGGTGACCCGCGCGGAGAAGGACCTCGACAAGACCACCCACCAGTACACCAACCAGATCGACGAATTGGTCAAGCACAAGGAAGGCGAGTTGCTGGAGGTC
Protein-coding regions in this window:
- a CDS encoding FtsX-like permease family protein, with product MSTRRGLAYGWLATRRRAQELVLPAVTTATGAFLVVLVFAMSDGIRAQSASLGHADEIARAVVLIAIAVLLVGIAEVAVATTRTVAHRTRELGVLAANGVRRGPVVAALLVEPVTAAVLGALAGAALAVAAGIVLALLGVVATGVSYPGLAVGAAVAVLVSVVAALATSIVPTWKAASRPPIRSLASGG
- the pyrH gene encoding UMP kinase → MADPTAKPIADPSSPIRPAYGRVLLKLGGEMFGGGQVGLDPDVVALVARQIAEVVRSGAQVAVVIGGGNFFRGAQLQQRGMERTRSDYMGMLGTVMNSLALQDFLQKEGIDTRVQTAITMGQVAEPYIPLRAVRHLEKGRVVIFGAGMGLPYFSTDTTAAQRALEIGADVVLMAKAVDGVFTADPRVDQNAELLPAISHREVIDRGLKVADATAFSLCMDNGMPILVFNLLVDGNIARAVAGEKIGTLVTT
- the frr gene encoding ribosome recycling factor, producing MIDETLFDAEEKMEKAVSVARDDLASIRTGRANPGMFNRIHVDYYGAATPITQLSSINVPEARLVVIKPYESNQLRNIEDAIRHSDLGVNPTNDGNVIRVSIPQLTEERRRDLVKQAKAKGEDAKVSVRNIRRKAMEELSRIKKDGDAGEDEVTRAEKDLDKTTHQYTNQIDELVKHKEGELLEV
- a CDS encoding amidase, whose protein sequence is MDRVHAFGDDALGDSDAVGLVAALKRGAVSAGELFEAAIARTEKVNPALNGLAYEAYDRARARGRAHRPHGGFFDGVPSFVKDNVAVAGMPTMNGTDAWDPVPAPDHGDFAAAYLATGLVPLGRTRMSEFGFSAAAEHPRLGAVRNPWHTDHTAGASSSGSAAFVAAGVVPIAHANDGGGSIRIPASCNGLVGLKPSRGRLPLDKEMRQMPLRIVANGVVTRSVRDTAAFYREMEKVVMNPKLPRIGDVAGPDPRRLSIAVCTQSIAREAGPEVSELTLKTAALLESLGHRITVIDNPVPQRFMDDFLLYWSFLAFALVRGGRRSFGPTFDRSRLDNLSLGLEQHAARNLHRLPTAIARLARVRRVTSRLHASYDVVLMPTLADVPPRVGHLDPTAPYRQIIDRLVDWVAFTPLQNATGEPAISLPLAQSEDGLPVGMMFSAGVGEEARLLRLAFELEEAQPWRRIQD
- a CDS encoding primary-amine oxidase; this encodes MTMEDTRTRGEHDAALGAYPLDPLTGAEIEAAAAVVTASEYATTTLKFVMIQLAEPDKNPALTFEGQAVARRAFLTMYDAAAKLIYEAVVDLTARVIDSWTPIPGRFPSYLVGHMTGVEEKVREDPRWQDAMRKRGVTDFSLAMIDPWPAGYYGAQDHYERSALICRPLTFVRAAPSEHGYARPVEGLIVTFDLDAMTVLDVEDHGVVPLPPTAGNYTEQFMFDPNNRPAFTQFRDDVNAIEITQPDGPSFTVDGWKVQWQKWSLRIGFNPREGITLHEVTYTDRGETRPIMYRASLSEMVVPYGDSAPTHWNKNVFDMGEVGMGFSANPLTLGCDCLGEIHYFDGTVNDSNGNAVTIPNAICMHEEDFGISWKHTDFRTGEVEVRRSRRLVISMICTVGNYEYGFFWYFYNDASIEVEVKLSGVLTTGAVEVGPGEQPRWGKMVAPGIYGPNHQHFFNFRLDMCIDGPGNSVYEVDSVPEPDPALNPHRNAWITKDTVVASEACGARDWNWSTGRYWKITNPSKTNELGIPLAYKLVPKDIVPVMVQEGSYIYDRARFLQHNLWVTKYDPAERFAAGDYMYQSADVQGLPEFIADDAPLENTDVVLWYTLGAHHVVRPEDWPVMPCAYTGFHLKPIGFFDGNPALDLPPSPPKACHSGHAALPVADRALES
- a CDS encoding ABC transporter ATP-binding protein, which produces MTALEETTGAAPVIEIADVWKLHKLGDEVVKALKAADLTVTPGEFVCLMGPSGSGKSTLLNIIGGLDRPTKGTVRIAGQDTATLTESQYAALRHDTIGFIFQSYNLIPFLSAVENVELPLMFEPYDRKALRTRAIELLELVGLGHRINHQPTKMSGGEQQRTAIARSLISNPKLVLADEPTANLDHRTGETVVRMLRDLCSTLGVTVVASTHDPTVADEASRVVRMKDGQIVN